The following are encoded together in the Gasterosteus aculeatus chromosome 7, fGasAcu3.hap1.1, whole genome shotgun sequence genome:
- the coro6 gene encoding coronin-6: MSRSIVRQSKFRHVFGQTVKAEQGYDDIRVSKVTWDSSFCAVNPKFLAVIVESSGGGAFLVLPLSKSGRVDKNYPLVVGHSGPVLDIDWCPHDDNILASGSEDCTAMVWQIPDHSLTRPLSDPVVVLEGHSKRVGIVTWHPTARNILLTAGSDNLIIIWNVGTGEPLISMDDHPDLIYSISWNRNGSLFCTTCKDRRLRVCDPRKREVVAERLAPHEGIRPMRAIFTRDGNIFTTGFTRMSQRELGLWDPTNFEEPIAVLELDTSNGVLLPYYDADANMVYLCGKGDSSVRYFEITDEPPYVHYLSTFSTKEPQRGMGFMPKRGVDVSKCEIARLFKLLDKKCEPITMTVPRKSDLFQDDLYPDTAGAEPAMEAEEWLDGRDEDPILVSMREGYVPPKSRELKVAKKNVLDSKPTARRSMSTLDTSSLPPELLQRLLEEIQNLKATVLSQEKRICDLENKLSQFTNGTD; encoded by the exons ATGAGTCGCAGCATTGTGCGGCAGAGTAAGTTTCGGCACGTCTTTGGTCAGACGGTCAAGGCCGAGCAGGGTTACGATGACATCCGTGTGTCCAAGGTGACGTGGGACAGCTCCTTTTGCGCCGTCAACCCAAAGTTTCTGGCGGTCATTGTCGAGTCCAGCGGAGGAGGCGCGTTCCTGGTGCTGCCCCTCTCTAAG TCGGGTCGTGTGGATAAGAACTACCCGCTTGTAGTCGGGCACTCTGGACCCGTCCTCGATATCGACTGGTGCCCTCATGACGACAACATCCTGGCCAGCGGCTCGGAGGACTGTACTGCGAtg GTGTGGCAGATCCCAGATCACTCACTGACCCGCCCCCTCTCCGACCCCGTCGTCGTCCTGGAGGGACACTCCAAACGTGTCGGTATTGTCACCTGGCACCCGACCGCACGCAACATACTCCTCACTGCGG GCAGTGATAACCTGATTATAATCTGGAACGTGGGGACGGGCGAGCCCCTCATCTCTATGGACGACCACCCGGACCTCATCTACAGCATCAGCTGGAACCGAAACGGCAGCTTGTTTTGCACCACCTGCAAGGACCGACGTCTGCGCGTCTGCGACCCGCGCAAGAGGGAGGTGGTTGCG GAACGTCTGGCTCCACATGAGGGCATCCGGCCAATGAGAGCCATCTTCACCAGAGATGGAAACATTTTCACCACAGGATTCACCAGGATGAGCCAGAGGGAGCTCGGACTTTGGGACccg ACAAACTTTGAAGAGCCCATTGCAGTGTTGGAATTGGACACAAGTAACGGAGTGTTGCTACCGTACTATGACGCAGATGCAAACATGGTCTACCTCTGTGGAAAG GGGGACAGCAGCGTCCGTTACTTTGAGATCACAGATGAGCCCCCTTATGTCCACTACCTGAGCACCTTCAGCACCAAGGAGCCCCAGAGAGGGATGGGCTTCATGCCCAAAAGAGGTGTGGACGTCAGCAAATGTGAGATCGCCAG GTTATTCAAGCTCCTTGACAAGAAGTGTGAACCCATCACAATGACGGTGCCCAGAAAG TCGGATCTCTTCCAAGATGACCTGTATCCGGACACAGCCGGCGCCGAGCCAGCCATGGAGGCTGAGGAGTGGCTGGATGGCCGTGATGAAGATCCGATCCTGGTCTCCATGAGGGAGGGCTACGTGCCGCCCAAGAGCCGGGAGCTCAAAGTGGCAAAGAAGAACGTGCTGGACTCTAAACCCACCGCTCGACGAAGCATGTCCACTTTGGACACCAGCAGTCTGCCG CCTGAGCTGCTTCAGAGGCTGTTGGAGGAAATTCAGAATCTAAAGGCCACAGTTTTGTCCCAGGAGAAGAGAATTTGTGATTTGGAGAATAAGCTTTCCCAGTTTACCAACGGCACTGACTGA